In Streptacidiphilus sp. P02-A3a, the DNA window CCAGCACCGGCACGGTCTCCTTGAAGCTGCCCGTCCCGGTCAACCGCAGCGTGTCGCACACCGGCTTGTCCGGCGCCAGGTAGTCGCAGAACTCCGCGATCCCGCCGTCGAATCGGAACGTCTGCTCATCGACCGGCCCACCGTCCACCGCCCGCTCGTCGCGCACCACGATGGTCAGCCCCGGCACCAGGAACGCCGTCTGCCGCGCCCGCGCGTGCAGGTGCTCCAACGACAGCCGCGCGTCCTTCAGGAAGATCTGCCGATCCGCCCAGTACCGGATCCGCGTCCCGGTACGTCCGCGCGGCGCCTTCCTGACCTTGGCCAGGCCGCCGACCGCCGCCGAGGCCGGGGTGAACGCACCCTCCGGCCCCTCGCCCGCGAACGTGCCGGGAGCGCCGCGCCGGAAGCTGATCGCGTGGGTGTGGCCGCCCCGGTCCACCTCGACGTCCAGGCGCGCGGACAGCGCGTTCACCACCGAGGCGCCGACGCCGTGCAGACCACCGGAGGCCGCGTAGGAGCCGCCGCCGAACTTCCCCCCGGCGTGCAGCTTGGTCATCACCACCTCGACCCCGGACAGACCGGTCTTGGGCTCGACGTCGACCGGGATGCCGCGGCCGTTGTCGCGGACCTCGACCGAGCTGTCCGGCCGCAGCTGCACCTCGATCCGGTCGCAGTAGCCGGCCAGCGCCTCGTCCACCGCGTTGTCGATGATCTCCCACAGGCAGTGCATCAGGCCGCGGCTGTCCGTGGAGCCGATGTACATGCCGGGGCGCTTGCGCACCGCCTCCAGGCCCTCAAGGACGAGGAGGTGCCGCGCGGTGTAGTTGGAGCCGTCGTTGCTGGACCCGCCGCCCCGCAGGGCACTGGTGGTCTGCACGGTCGTTTCGGCGGTCACGCGGGCACTTCTCCTCGGTCTGGTCCGACTGCTGCTCTGCCGTCTGTCTGCCGCACGGCGCTACGCGGAGCGCGAACACGGCCGCTTTCCCTGGCTTCCGGTCGGGCACCCGGTGCACCATGGCGTCAATGCTGCCGGGTTGCAGGCTACCGGTGAGCGGGCTGGGGCTTCTGCTTCGACCTGCGCGGGGCTTATGCTACGCGCACTTCGCACGGACGTTCGATATCACGTTCGAGTGAAGCGCACGCCACAGCCTGCGGCACGCATGAACCACCGGCAGTCCGGGCACGTCCTCTCTGACAAGAGAATGTAAACAGCGGCAGCGCCAACGCCGCCTCCAACCCCCCGGCACAACGGCCGGGCCGACCGCCCCGGAAGCACCACAAAAGAAAAGCCGCGAGCGGGAACGTTTTCGGCCTGGTTGGATGTTGACCCTGGTACGACAGCTCGTCGAGCTAGAGAAGAGGCGACGTGACTACAGTTCTGACCCCCGCGAGCCCGCTGACCGCAGCTGACCGCTGCGACCGGTGCGGCGCCCAGGCATACCTGCGCGTTGTGCTGGCATCCGGCGGCGAGCTGCTCTTCTGCGCTCACCACGGCCGCAAGTTCGAGCCGGAGTTGAAGAAGATCGCAGCTGACATACAGGACGAGACCGGCCGGCTGACGGCCGCACCCGCTTCCCCGAGCGACGAGGACCACTGACGCTGTTCCGGACCGCCGTACGGCGGTTTCCGGACAGCCGGACAGTGTGCTGACAGTCGACGACCAGAGCAGGCCGGGTGGAGAACCACAGGTCCTCCACCCGGCCTGACTGTGTCACAGGTCACATTTCATCAATCCGACCGCACCGAGCCGCAGTCGGGGCGTGTCCATCCGGACACGCTCCGTGTCTTCGGTCGGTGTCGCTCGGTGTCGCACTGGTCACAGGTGGGCCCTGACCGCCTCGGTCATGGCCGCGACCCGGGTGTAGACCCCTGGGTGCCCGGCCTCCGCGCAGCCCGTCCCCCAGGACACCAGGCCCGCCAGCCGCCCGGCCACCACCAGCGGTCCGCCGCTGTCACCCTGGCAGGCATCGCGCCCACCGGTGGCCTGCTCCCCCGCGCAGACCATGGTGCTCGCCTGGAAGACGCCGTCCACACCACCCGGGTAGTCCCGGGCGCAGGTGCCGTCGGCGATCATCGGCACCTGGACCGAGTGCAGCTGCGTCGCGTAGTCGCCGTCGCCGCGCAGGTCGCCCCAGCCGAAGACGGTCGCCGTCGTCCCGGCCCGGTACGGCGCCGACTGGCCCTGCGGCACCAGCGGCAGCACCGCCCGCCCCGGCTGCGGCGCGGCGAGGGTGAGCACCGCCACGTCCCACATGTTGCTGCGCATCGAGTAGTCCGGATCGACCCACACCTGGGAGACCGCCACCTCGGCGCCGTCGTCAGAGGTCAGATCCGTGCGGCCGACGATGACCCGGAGGTCGGGACGATCGGCCGGCTGCATGGTGGACTCGTCGTACAGGCAGTGGGCGGCGGTCACCACCTTGGTCGGAGTGACCAGAGTGCCCCCGCAGAACTGCCCGGACCGGCTGTCCCCGTAGACCGACCGGCTGGACAGCGCGACCATCCACGGGTACTGCCCGGTGGTCACCGAGCCGCCACCGACGATGGCGTGCGCCGGGATGGGTCCCACCGCCAGCGCCGCGGGAAGGGCCGCGAGCAGGACCAACAGGACTCTGCGTCCCGCTGCTCGTTCGGACCTGGACGCGCACGTCATGACACCCACCCGTTTCACCGCTCCGCCGTTCGGACGCCACAGCGTAGTTGGGCGGTCACCCCGTGCGTCCAATCAACGCACCACCAGACGGGTGAGCACGTCCCTTCGAGGGGTGACACCCCCGCCGGACGACCGGACGGCCGTGGGCCCGGAGCGCACTGCTCCGGGCCCACGGCCGTCCGACTGGTGCCGGGTGCGTCAGTCCAGGTAGTCGCGCAGCACCTGGGAACGCGACGGGTGGCGCAGCTTCGACATGGTCTTGGACTCGATCTGGCGGATCCGCTCGCGGGTCACCCCGTAGACCTTGCCGATCTCGTCCAGGGTCTTCGGCTGACCGTCCGTCAGGCCGAAGCGCATCGAGACCACGCCCGCCTCGCGCTCGCTGAGCGTGTCGAGCACCGAGTGCAGCTGCTCCTGGAGCAGGGTGAAGCTGACCGCGTCGGCCGGGACAACCGCCTCGGAGTCCTCGATCAGGTCACCGAACTCGCTGTCGCCGTCCTCACCGAGGGGGGTGTGCAGCGAGATCGGCTCGCGACCGTACTTCTGCACCTCGACGACCTTCTCCGGGGTCATGTCGAGTTCCTTGGCCAGCTCCTCCGGGGTGGGCTCGCGGCCCAGGTCCTGGAGCATCTGGCGCTGCACACGGGCGAGCTTGTTGATGACCTCGACCATGTGCACCGGGATACGGATGGTGCGGGCCTGGTCGGCCATGGCGCGGGTGATCGCCTGGCGGATCCACCAGGTGGCGTACGTGGAGAACTTGTAGCCCTTGGTGTAGTCGAACTTCTCGACCGCACGGATGAGGCCCAGGTTGCCCTCCTGGATCAGGTCCAGGAAGAGCATGCCGCGACCGGTGTAGCGCTTGGCCAGCGAGACCACGAGTCGGAGGTTGGCCTCCAGCAGGTGGTTCTTGGCGCGGCGCCCGTCCTCGGCGATGATCTCCAGCTCGCGCTTGAGCTTGGGGGCCAGCTTGTCGGCGGCGGCCAGCTTGTCCTCGGCGAAGAGCCCGGCCTCGATCCGCTTGGCGAGCTCCACCTCCTGCTCGGCGTTGAGCAGGGGGACCTTGCCGATCTGCTTCAGGTAGTCCTTGACCGGGTCGGCGGTGGCACCGGCCACGGCGACCTGCTGCGCGGGGGCGTCGTCCTCGTCGTCGTCGGACAGGACGAAGCCCTGCGACTCCTCCTCGCCCTCGACCGGCTCGCCCTCGACCTTGACGGCGCTCTCCTCGACCGCCTCGTCCTCGGCGCCGAGGTCGTCGTCGGACTTCCCCGCCTTGCTCGCGGTGGTCTTCTTGGCAGCGGTCTTCTTGGCCGGGGCCGCCTTCTTGGCGACGGCCTTCTTGGCGGCGACAGCCTTCTTCGCCGGAGCGGTGGACTCGACCTCGATCTGGACCGCCACGGCGTCGAGCTCGCCCACCGCGCTGACCGAGGTCACCGCGACCGCCGTGGCCGCGACCGCGGTCGCGGGCCGCGGCGCCACCGGCCGGGGGGCGGCCGGGGCCGACACCGGCGCGGTGCGCGAGGAGACGGCCTTGGTCGCCGTGGCCTTGGTCGCGGTCGTCTTCGCCGCGACACTCTTGCGGGGGCGCTTGGGGGCAGAAGACTCCGCCGCGCTCACCATCAGCGTCACACCCTCCTCATCGAGGACCTGGTTGAGGCTGCGCATGACGTTCTTCCACTTGGTGACCGGGATCTGGTCTACCTCGAAGGCGTGGCGCACGTCATCGCCGGCGATCTGCCCCTGTGCCTTGCCCCGCTCGATGAGTGCCATCAGCGCGGTGGACTCGGCGATTTCGGGGGGGAGCGAACGGGATGTGCTGGCCGACACGAACAACCTCTCGGACGTGAGTGGACAGAAACCCGCCCGAGAGGGGCAGGTTCTGGAAAACTACGGAACAAACTGCTGGAGTGGAGCCTGGTGACCTCGGGAGGGGCTGGACCCTCCGTGTGCCACCTCCGTACACATCGCTGCTCGGAGAGAAGTGTTACGCCTGCTTTTGGTGGCGCAGGTCACACTCCTCCACTGGGCATCCCTGTAGGCATACCCCGAACAACACCGGGAGGCGGACTCTCATTCCGCCGGTCGCCCGATCCAGTGACTCAGCCGGTTGACCTCGGT includes these proteins:
- a CDS encoding trypsin-like serine protease → MTCASRSERAAGRRVLLVLLAALPAALAVGPIPAHAIVGGGSVTTGQYPWMVALSSRSVYGDSRSGQFCGGTLVTPTKVVTAAHCLYDESTMQPADRPDLRVIVGRTDLTSDDGAEVAVSQVWVDPDYSMRSNMWDVAVLTLAAPQPGRAVLPLVPQGQSAPYRAGTTATVFGWGDLRGDGDYATQLHSVQVPMIADGTCARDYPGGVDGVFQASTMVCAGEQATGGRDACQGDSGGPLVVAGRLAGLVSWGTGCAEAGHPGVYTRVAAMTEAVRAHL
- a CDS encoding RNA polymerase sigma factor produces the protein MSASTSRSLPPEIAESTALMALIERGKAQGQIAGDDVRHAFEVDQIPVTKWKNVMRSLNQVLDEEGVTLMVSAAESSAPKRPRKSVAAKTTATKATATKAVSSRTAPVSAPAAPRPVAPRPATAVAATAVAVTSVSAVGELDAVAVQIEVESTAPAKKAVAAKKAVAKKAAPAKKTAAKKTTASKAGKSDDDLGAEDEAVEESAVKVEGEPVEGEEESQGFVLSDDDEDDAPAQQVAVAGATADPVKDYLKQIGKVPLLNAEQEVELAKRIEAGLFAEDKLAAADKLAPKLKRELEIIAEDGRRAKNHLLEANLRLVVSLAKRYTGRGMLFLDLIQEGNLGLIRAVEKFDYTKGYKFSTYATWWIRQAITRAMADQARTIRIPVHMVEVINKLARVQRQMLQDLGREPTPEELAKELDMTPEKVVEVQKYGREPISLHTPLGEDGDSEFGDLIEDSEAVVPADAVSFTLLQEQLHSVLDTLSEREAGVVSMRFGLTDGQPKTLDEIGKVYGVTRERIRQIESKTMSKLRHPSRSQVLRDYLD